The nucleotide window TCGGTCTGCGACTCGACCTCGGCGATGGGGACGCCGGCCCAGGAGACCTTGATACCGCGCATCTGGTCCACGGCCAGCAGCGCTTCGGGGCCAACTACAACCTTGTTTTCCTTGGGCCGGATCTCCAGCACGAAGCGGGGCTTGCCGTCCGCTGCCGGGCGGCCCAATTTCAGGCCGCGGCGCTGGCCCACCGTGAAGGCGTTGGCGCCGTCGTGCTCTCCAACCACTTCGCCGGTCTGGTCCACGATCTGTCCGGTTTCCATCTCGATCTTCTCGGCCAGCCAGCCGCGCGTATCGCCGTCGGAAATAAAGCAGATGTCGTGGCTGTCCGGCTTGTTGGCCACGGAAAGTCCGCGCCTCTCGGCCTCCGCCCTGACCTCGGCCTTGGACGGGGTCTCGGCCAGCGGAAACATGGAATGTTTGAGCTGCTCGTGGGTGAGCACCCCGAGCACGTAGGACTGGTCCTTGGCCCAGTCGGCGGCCCGGTGCAGCTCCCGGTTGCCGTCCGCATCCTCGATCACCTTGGCGTAGTGCCCCGTGCACACGGCGTCGAACCCCAGCGCGAGCGCCTTCTCCAGCAGCGCGGCAAACTTGATCCGCTCGTTGCAGCGCATGCAGGGGTTCGGGGTGCGGCCGGCGGCATACTCGGCGATGAAGTCATCCACCACGTCTTCCTTGAACCGCTCGGAGAAGTCCCAG belongs to Arthrobacter crystallopoietes and includes:
- the mnmA gene encoding tRNA 2-thiouridine(34) synthase MnmA codes for the protein MKVLAAMSGGVDSAVAAARAVEAGHDVVGVHLALSRMPGTLRTGSRGCCTIEDSRDAWRACDILGIPYYVWDFSERFKEDVVDDFIAEYAAGRTPNPCMRCNERIKFAALLEKALALGFDAVCTGHYAKVIEDADGNRELHRAADWAKDQSYVLGVLTHEQLKHSMFPLAETPSKAEVRAEAERRGLSVANKPDSHDICFISDGDTRGWLAEKIEMETGQIVDQTGEVVGEHDGANAFTVGQRRGLKLGRPAADGKPRFVLEIRPKENKVVVGPEALLAVDQMRGIKVSWAGVPIAEVESQTEFDCMVQVRAHGDPVAARAQVQPADDGRPELVVTLVEPMRGVAPGQTMVLYQGTRVLGQATIDSARSLSWDPAQVS